A genomic stretch from Candidatus Brocadiia bacterium includes:
- the rpmF gene encoding 50S ribosomal protein L32, which translates to MPNPKRKHSKSRKRMRRSHLALTTPNLSICPRCHTDKLSHRACGNCGYYKGSPVIALD; encoded by the coding sequence ATGCCCAATCCAAAAAGGAAACATTCTAAAAGCAGGAAGCGTATGCGCCGGTCGCATCTCGCCTTAACAACGCCAAATTTATCAATTTGCCCGCGTTGCCACACTGATAAGCTATCCCATCGGGCCTGCGGTAATTGCGGTTACTATAAAGGTAGTCCGGTAATTGCGCTTGATTAA
- a CDS encoding HD domain-containing phosphohydrolase: MTDNRVFLKKFILAVCQAFQLLSRRIHLHQQRVTIISLNLAARLKLSQAEKTTLFYAGMMHDIGLFLTTHKTDVINFDTSEYVIHCEEAYSMLNRMELLRDAAIPIRYHHDNWAGPNQSGLAGDKIPFLSQIIHIADRTEVLINADKDPSEQSQEIIDKISGYSGTWFNPQLVECFKEIAGDKVFWLAITPEFTANFLDEFAPEDDRKVTLDNMVAVASIFAQIVDYKSHHTKGHSVQVTAMALKIGIAMHWAKDNLKRLWAAALLHDLGKLAIPNELLDKAEALTPQEYAIIKRHPYFGYVLLNAIPGFDEIAEWTLYHHEQLNGKGYPFGVDMDNISQGARIIAVADKFTAMTEDRAYHKKMPTEKAIQILEEDAKKNAIDKRILEVLKKIVGKEESIK, from the coding sequence ATGACAGATAACAGAGTCTTCCTGAAGAAGTTCATCCTGGCCGTATGCCAGGCGTTCCAGTTGCTTAGCCGGCGCATACACTTGCATCAACAGCGGGTAACGATTATCAGCCTGAATTTGGCCGCACGCCTGAAGTTGAGCCAGGCGGAGAAGACCACCTTGTTCTATGCCGGTATGATGCACGATATCGGACTTTTCCTGACTACCCACAAAACAGACGTCATTAATTTCGATACCTCGGAATATGTAATCCATTGCGAGGAGGCTTATTCGATGCTTAACCGGATGGAATTGCTCCGCGACGCGGCCATACCTATCCGCTATCATCACGACAACTGGGCCGGGCCGAACCAGTCGGGCCTGGCCGGCGATAAAATCCCGTTCTTAAGCCAGATAATCCATATCGCCGACCGGACGGAGGTGCTGATAAATGCCGATAAGGACCCGTCCGAACAGTCACAAGAAATCATAGATAAAATCAGCGGTTACAGCGGGACATGGTTTAATCCGCAGCTGGTGGAATGTTTTAAGGAAATAGCCGGCGATAAGGTGTTTTGGCTGGCCATCACGCCTGAATTTACGGCTAACTTCCTGGATGAGTTCGCGCCGGAGGATGACCGCAAGGTGACCCTGGATAATATGGTGGCGGTGGCGTCCATATTTGCCCAGATAGTCGATTATAAGAGCCATCATACCAAAGGTCACAGCGTCCAGGTGACGGCTATGGCGCTTAAGATAGGCATTGCCATGCATTGGGCCAAGGATAACCTGAAGCGCCTGTGGGCGGCGGCCCTGTTGCACGACCTGGGCAAGCTGGCCATCCCCAATGAGTTGTTGGATAAGGCCGAAGCGTTGACGCCCCAGGAATATGCCATCATCAAGCGGCATCCTTATTTCGGTTATGTGTTATTGAACGCCATACCCGGCTTTGATGAGATTGCCGAGTGGACCTTGTATCATCACGAACAGCTCAACGGCAAAGGGTATCCCTTCGGCGTGGATATGGATAATATCTCGCAGGGCGCCCGGATTATCGCCGTGGCCGATAAGTTTACGGCTATGACCGAGGACCGGGCCTACCATAAAAAGATGCCTACGGAAAAGGCTATCCAGATTCTGGAAGAAGACGCCAAGAAGAATGCCATAGATAAGCGGATTCTGGAAGTGCTGAAGAAGATTGTAGGTAAAGAGGAATCGATAAAGTAG
- the rsgA gene encoding ribosome small subunit-dependent GTPase A, with product MSIEKIGFNDWFREQAGKQSIDAGSLARVSAEFKERYFVHTGNQEIRAEISGRFSKSVEVPGDYPAVGDWVAVTYYDKNTFAVINKLLPRKNVLRRRKPGKKLEYQTLAANIDTAFIVQGVDNDFNLNRLERYLIMFLNEGIEPAVILNKIDLVNQGQLAEKITAISNLWPYPVWPLSSLAGDGVNEFSGALEPGKTYCLMGSSGVGKSSLLNRLSGDKLNLAVNEVRKDGRGKHTTTERQLFVMKNGSIFIDNPGLREIGIIETGQGMQNAFHDITRISDKCKFRDCTHTSEPGCAVIKSFEDGAIGQKHLDNYYKLRKEADYYSQSYAEKRKKDKKFGVYLKKSLNELYKHKGKY from the coding sequence ATGTCGATTGAGAAAATAGGTTTTAACGATTGGTTCAGGGAGCAGGCAGGAAAGCAATCCATTGATGCCGGGTCTTTGGCTCGCGTATCTGCTGAATTCAAGGAGCGGTATTTCGTGCATACCGGCAATCAGGAAATACGGGCGGAGATTTCGGGCAGGTTTTCGAAATCGGTGGAGGTGCCGGGGGATTACCCGGCGGTCGGGGATTGGGTGGCCGTGACTTATTATGATAAGAATACTTTTGCCGTTATTAATAAATTACTGCCGCGCAAGAATGTGCTGCGGAGGCGCAAGCCGGGGAAGAAGCTGGAATACCAGACATTGGCCGCTAATATCGATACGGCTTTTATCGTCCAGGGCGTGGATAACGATTTTAACCTGAATCGCCTGGAAAGATATCTTATTATGTTTTTAAACGAGGGCATCGAACCGGCCGTTATCCTGAATAAAATAGACCTGGTTAATCAGGGTCAACTGGCAGAAAAAATAACCGCAATCAGTAATCTATGGCCTTATCCGGTCTGGCCTTTAAGCTCGCTGGCCGGGGACGGGGTAAATGAATTCAGCGGCGCTTTGGAACCGGGTAAAACTTATTGCCTGATGGGCTCTTCGGGGGTGGGCAAGTCGTCCTTGCTCAACAGGCTGTCGGGCGACAAACTGAACCTGGCGGTGAACGAGGTGCGCAAGGACGGCCGGGGCAAGCATACCACCACGGAGCGGCAGCTGTTTGTGATGAAAAACGGCAGTATTTTCATTGATAACCCCGGCCTTAGGGAAATAGGCATAATTGAAACGGGCCAGGGCATGCAAAATGCTTTCCATGATATAACCCGGATTTCCGATAAATGCAAGTTCAGGGATTGCACCCATACCAGCGAGCCGGGATGCGCGGTGATAAAATCTTTCGAAGACGGTGCCATCGGCCAAAAGCATCTGGATAATTACTATAAATTGCGGAAGGAAGCGGATTATTATTCCCAATCCTATGCCGAAAAGCGGAAGAAGGATAAGAAGTTCGGCGTCTATTTAAAAAAGTCCTTGAACGAGCTTTATAAGCACAAGGGGAAATACTGA
- the yidD gene encoding membrane protein insertion efficiency factor YidD — translation MSPIRWINNSTKSLMILAIRAYQSGIAPIIRPNCRFQPTCSEYFIQSLRKKGVFLGSLYGIWRILRCNPFGGKGYDPVE, via the coding sequence ATGAGCCCTATCAGATGGATTAACAACTCTACGAAGTCGCTGATGATACTGGCTATCCGGGCTTACCAGTCGGGCATCGCGCCGATAATCCGCCCCAATTGCCGGTTCCAGCCGACCTGCTCGGAATACTTCATCCAGTCGCTCCGAAAGAAAGGCGTATTCCTGGGCTCGTTGTACGGTATCTGGCGAATATTGAGATGCAATCCTTTCGGAGGCAAGGGATACGACCCGGTGGAGTAA
- a CDS encoding DUF2950 family protein — MSSKKGFTLIELMIVVAIIAIIAAIAIPNLITGKIAANETSAIATLKLFVSTEGIWKQTDSDGNGKKDFWNLDVSCLHRMFRADGVTKVNYVDVSIARADANMYSRIAANPFTAGAPDDIQDWGSTATLLANFTTTAKSGYYFRALDTHLTRALLVNTLGANLIPMGHDNLFGFMAAPQVYPTSGVNHFIVDNGGTIYQSDPGTDTASKWYTKTGLTTTDWPSDPPTSSQSIGGKSWATAE; from the coding sequence ATGTCAAGCAAAAAAGGTTTTACACTGATTGAATTGATGATCGTGGTAGCGATTATCGCGATTATTGCGGCTATCGCAATCCCTAACCTGATTACAGGTAAAATAGCGGCTAATGAAACATCAGCAATTGCCACGCTGAAACTGTTTGTTTCCACAGAAGGTATCTGGAAGCAGACCGACTCGGATGGTAACGGCAAAAAGGATTTCTGGAACCTTGACGTCTCTTGTTTGCACAGGATGTTCAGGGCAGATGGAGTAACCAAGGTTAATTATGTTGACGTTTCCATCGCCAGGGCTGATGCTAATATGTATAGCCGGATTGCTGCCAACCCCTTCACCGCAGGCGCTCCTGATGATATTCAGGACTGGGGTTCAACGGCTACTTTGTTAGCTAATTTTACAACCACAGCGAAATCAGGTTACTATTTCAGGGCATTGGATACACACTTAACCAGGGCCCTGTTGGTAAATACACTGGGAGCCAACTTAATCCCAATGGGTCACGATAACCTGTTCGGTTTTATGGCCGCGCCTCAGGTTTATCCGACATCCGGCGTTAACCATTTCATCGTGGATAACGGCGGCACCATCTACCAGAGCGATCCAGGTACGGATACAGCCTCCAAGTGGTATACCAAAACCGGTCTCACAACCACTGACTGGCCCTCTGACCCCCCGACATCATCACAGAGCATCGGTGGCAAGTCATGGGCAACGGCAGAATAA
- a CDS encoding UDP-glucuronic acid decarboxylase family protein produces MKRILIAGGAGFIGSHLCDYFRQGGNQVICLDNLITGTKNNIKHLLGKPGFSFIKHDIAQPLKLAGPLYAILDFASPASPKDYLEYPIETLKAGSIGTYNLLELARAKKARFLLASTSEVYGDPLQHPQPESYWGNVNPVGVRSVYDEAKRFAEALTMSYFRYHKLDTRIVRIFNTYGPRMRLKDGRALPNFFAQAITGQPITIYGKGSQTRSFCYVDDMVRGIARLLDSREHMPVNLGNPSEIPIRQLAREIKDICRSNSSVRIYPLPQDDPKIRRPDITRARKILKWQPEISRPEGLKRTYLYFRRLLSGF; encoded by the coding sequence ATGAAACGTATTCTAATCGCCGGCGGAGCTGGTTTTATCGGTTCGCACCTGTGCGATTATTTCCGACAAGGGGGCAACCAGGTCATTTGTCTTGATAACCTTATTACCGGCACCAAAAACAACATCAAACACCTGCTCGGCAAACCCGGGTTCAGCTTCATAAAGCACGATATAGCCCAACCCTTGAAATTAGCCGGACCGTTATACGCGATACTTGATTTCGCATCGCCGGCCAGCCCCAAGGATTACCTGGAATACCCCATAGAAACCCTTAAAGCCGGTTCTATCGGCACCTATAACCTGCTGGAATTGGCCCGGGCTAAAAAGGCCAGGTTCCTACTGGCTTCGACGTCCGAGGTCTATGGCGACCCTTTACAGCATCCCCAGCCCGAGTCATACTGGGGCAATGTCAACCCGGTCGGGGTGCGCAGCGTTTACGACGAAGCCAAACGCTTCGCCGAGGCCTTGACCATGTCTTATTTCCGCTATCATAAACTGGATACCAGAATCGTTCGGATATTCAACACCTACGGCCCGAGGATGCGCCTTAAAGACGGTCGGGCACTGCCTAATTTCTTCGCCCAGGCCATAACCGGCCAGCCCATTACCATATATGGCAAGGGCAGCCAGACCCGGAGTTTTTGCTACGTGGACGATATGGTCCGCGGCATTGCCCGCCTGCTTGATTCACGGGAGCATATGCCGGTCAATCTGGGCAACCCGTCGGAAATCCCCATCCGCCAGCTGGCCCGCGAGATAAAAGACATCTGCCGCAGTAACAGCTCTGTCCGGATCTATCCATTACCGCAGGACGACCCCAAAATAAGGCGGCCGGATATTACCCGGGCCAGGAAAATACTCAAATGGCAGCCCGAGATATCAAGGCCGGAAGGGTTGAAGAGGACATACCTATATTTTAGGCGGTTATTAAGCGGTTTTTAA
- a CDS encoding DUF2950 family protein: MRGFTLIELMIVVAIIAIIAAMAIPNLVTGKLAANETSAICTLRILTSQQMIWRERNYDGNAYRDYWTYDVSCFNRMALGSGSKVGMVDISVARSDFAAAVDDVFGPSPTFEDWGVFTPTAKSGYYIRAMTTAFDGSSYNQNLVGTNNLPAANTVLFGMMSAPEFYGISGVRSAIVSQDGIIYNVDCGGEANKWKTTSTWELRWPDQVPSSITGPGGHIWTISD, translated from the coding sequence ATGAGAGGATTCACGTTAATAGAATTAATGATTGTTGTGGCAATAATCGCGATTATTGCGGCAATGGCCATCCCCAATCTGGTCACCGGAAAACTTGCGGCTAATGAAACATCGGCTATCTGCACCCTAAGAATACTTACCAGCCAGCAGATGATTTGGCGCGAGCGTAATTATGATGGTAATGCCTACCGGGATTACTGGACTTATGATGTTTCCTGCTTCAACCGGATGGCTTTGGGCTCAGGCTCAAAAGTGGGTATGGTAGATATTTCCGTGGCGCGGTCTGATTTTGCGGCCGCAGTGGACGATGTCTTTGGTCCCAGCCCGACATTCGAGGATTGGGGCGTTTTTACGCCTACCGCCAAGTCCGGTTATTACATTCGCGCCATGACTACGGCTTTCGATGGAAGTTCTTACAATCAGAATCTGGTCGGAACTAATAACCTCCCTGCAGCAAATACCGTATTATTTGGGATGATGTCTGCGCCTGAATTCTACGGTATAAGCGGCGTAAGAAGCGCCATTGTAAGCCAGGATGGCATCATATATAATGTTGACTGCGGCGGCGAGGCTAATAAATGGAAAACCACCTCTACATGGGAATTACGTTGGCCGGACCAGGTGCCTTCCTCTATAACCGGTCCAGGCGGTCATATTTGGACAATAAGTGATTAA
- a CDS encoding HD domain-containing phosphohydrolase: MPQKQKILIIDDEPDVRNVLSTFLGKLDYEVHQAETGIDGIEVLAKERFDLVLCDVMMPALDGLSTLALIKKNHPKQPVVMMSGFATHDKIIEALDKGAVDMLAKPFNLTQIRQVVTKVLNPRLRYKPEYNSATSHLLRESYMGLLRIIIQLTETKNKYLKNHCSRVAEFSGLIAKAMRLRDDTVEVINCAGLMHDIGKISLSDLILLKDSKLTPQEWAEIKMHPVIGSMMMEQLKLFRAEEPLIRHHHERFDGKGYPAGLAGDKIPVGARIIAVADAYDAMTSIRPYRDAITPHIALNTIRQNSGSQFDPKVVAAFLEVVQKEQAPD, translated from the coding sequence ATGCCACAGAAGCAGAAAATACTTATCATTGACGATGAGCCTGATGTCAGGAACGTGCTGTCCACGTTCCTGGGCAAGCTTGATTACGAGGTGCATCAGGCGGAAACGGGCATTGACGGCATCGAGGTGCTGGCCAAGGAGCGGTTTGACCTGGTGCTCTGCGACGTGATGATGCCGGCGCTGGACGGCCTGAGCACGCTGGCCCTGATAAAGAAAAACCATCCCAAACAGCCGGTGGTGATGATGAGCGGCTTCGCCACGCACGACAAAATCATCGAGGCCCTGGACAAGGGCGCCGTGGATATGCTGGCCAAACCGTTCAACCTGACCCAGATCAGGCAAGTGGTCACCAAGGTGCTCAATCCCAGGCTCAGGTATAAGCCGGAATACAACTCGGCCACCTCGCATCTATTGCGGGAAAGCTATATGGGACTGTTGCGGATTATCATCCAGCTGACGGAGACCAAGAATAAATACCTGAAGAACCACTGTTCACGCGTAGCCGAATTTTCCGGACTGATTGCCAAAGCGATGCGCCTGCGCGACGACACGGTCGAGGTGATAAACTGCGCCGGGCTGATGCACGATATCGGCAAAATCAGCCTGAGCGACCTGATACTGTTGAAAGACAGCAAGCTGACGCCCCAGGAATGGGCCGAAATAAAAATGCACCCGGTCATCGGCAGTATGATGATGGAACAGCTTAAGCTGTTCCGGGCCGAGGAGCCGTTGATACGGCATCACCACGAGCGGTTCGACGGCAAGGGTTATCCGGCCGGGCTGGCCGGCGACAAAATCCCGGTGGGCGCCCGGATTATCGCCGTGGCCGACGCCTACGACGCCATGACCTCAATCCGGCCTTACCGCGACGCCATCACACCGCACATAGCCCTGAATACCATCAGGCAGAATTCAGGAAGCCAGTTCGACCCCAAGGTCGTGGCGGCCTTCCTTGAGGTGGTGCAAAAAGAGCAGGCGCCTGATTAA
- a CDS encoding DUF3568 family protein — MPNSKLQILNLTSSNPAKLWSPLRLLCVLAALLSLFLGGCVAKWIAGGETPVVGVYRYDENRFELQRNYPVDMQKAWLAVVDMTEKMQFSIENSSRDPLNAVMNTRKSDGTPIRITFEYIADNITAVKIKVGVYGEKDISYKIHDQLKHSLDEASKK; from the coding sequence ATGCCAAATTCCAAATTACAAATTCTCAATCTGACTTCCAGTAATCCGGCCAAGCTTTGGAGCCCGTTGCGGTTGCTTTGCGTTTTGGCGGCGCTATTAAGCCTATTCCTGGGCGGTTGCGTGGCCAAATGGATTGCCGGCGGCGAAACGCCGGTGGTCGGGGTGTACCGCTACGACGAGAACAGGTTCGAGCTTCAGCGGAATTATCCGGTGGATATGCAAAAGGCCTGGCTGGCCGTTGTGGATATGACCGAGAAAATGCAGTTTTCCATAGAAAACTCCTCGCGCGACCCGCTCAACGCCGTTATGAATACCAGGAAAAGCGACGGCACGCCCATAAGAATAACTTTTGAGTATATCGCCGATAACATTACGGCGGTCAAGATAAAGGTCGGCGTTTACGGCGAAAAGGACATCTCCTATAAAATCCACGATCAACTCAAACACAGTCTGGATGAGGCCTCTAAAAAATGA
- a CDS encoding PAS domain S-box protein translates to MKIKQPSNSRQQPKKTEASLAIHSLLLDNTTDSIFLHDDQGRFIYVNNAACETRGYTRNELMKLTLRDLDTPEYARMIKPRIEEITEKGSMIFEAVHRRKDGSVMPVEAHVSLIKLDGKKLFLSTIRDITKRKRSKNALISSEVRYRRLFEAAEDGILILDAETGQIVDANKFVINLLGFSHQQFLGKKIWDVGFFKDIIANKDNFEELKRKRYIRYDDMPLKAADGRQIDVEFISNVYIEDDLKVIQCNIRNITERKKLEHQLLQSQKMESIGALASGVAHDFNNILTAINGYAEITIEDIGKNHPSRESLEHIKDGVVRAANLTRQLLIFSRHDEFNAKPINFNALFDNLQNMLIRLIGENITIETKLSPDLAMIKADAGNIEQVITNLVINARDAMPQGGRITVKIENVTVDEEYCRLNMESSCGDFVRLSVTDTGTGMTKDVLKHIFEPFFTTKPHGKGTGLGLSVVYGIVKKHNGWINTYSEPGHGTLFNIYLPVYTGKEHPELTPKKPALEELKGAGQRILLVEDDVAILKMTEMVLSKAGYTVLGAPNGLEARRIFAQNNIDLVLSDVILPDINGLELVAEFLQLKPGLPIILSSGYSRSGDEIRNSKIPFLPKPYNIKDLLKIIKDTLAKI, encoded by the coding sequence ATGAAAATAAAACAGCCCTCTAACTCCCGCCAGCAACCAAAAAAGACTGAAGCGTCATTGGCCATACATTCCCTTCTGCTGGACAACACCACCGACTCCATCTTCCTGCACGACGACCAGGGCCGATTTATTTACGTCAACAATGCGGCTTGTGAAACCCGCGGTTATACCAGGAACGAATTAATGAAACTGACCCTGCGTGACCTAGATACGCCGGAATACGCCCGGATGATTAAGCCGCGGATAGAAGAGATAACCGAAAAAGGCTCTATGATATTTGAAGCCGTCCACCGCCGTAAGGACGGTTCCGTCATGCCCGTCGAAGCCCATGTTTCACTAATTAAGCTGGATGGCAAAAAGCTTTTCTTATCAACAATCAGGGATATCACCAAACGCAAACGGTCTAAAAATGCACTGATTTCTTCTGAAGTGCGCTATCGCCGGCTCTTTGAGGCGGCCGAAGACGGGATTCTCATCTTAGATGCCGAGACCGGCCAGATTGTGGATGCGAATAAATTCGTGATTAACCTGCTGGGATTCTCACACCAACAATTCCTGGGTAAAAAAATATGGGATGTGGGTTTTTTTAAGGATATCATTGCCAACAAGGATAACTTCGAAGAATTAAAACGCAAAAGATACATCCGCTATGACGACATGCCGCTGAAAGCCGCCGATGGGCGCCAGATAGACGTCGAGTTCATCAGTAATGTCTATATTGAGGATGACTTAAAGGTTATCCAATGTAACATCAGAAACATCACCGAACGCAAGAAACTGGAACATCAGCTTTTACAGTCACAAAAGATGGAATCTATCGGCGCGCTGGCCAGCGGAGTGGCGCACGACTTCAACAACATCCTCACGGCCATTAACGGCTATGCCGAAATAACCATAGAGGATATCGGCAAAAACCACCCCAGCCGCGAGTCGCTGGAACACATCAAGGACGGCGTCGTCCGGGCCGCCAACCTCACCCGTCAGCTCCTGATTTTCAGCCGCCACGATGAGTTTAACGCCAAACCCATCAACTTTAACGCTCTATTTGACAACCTCCAGAATATGCTCATTCGCCTGATAGGCGAGAATATCACCATTGAAACCAAGCTCAGCCCTGACCTGGCTATGATTAAGGCGGATGCCGGAAATATCGAACAGGTCATAACCAATCTGGTGATCAACGCCCGTGATGCCATGCCCCAAGGCGGCCGAATCACCGTCAAAATCGAAAATGTCACCGTCGACGAGGAATACTGCCGACTAAATATGGAATCGAGTTGCGGTGATTTTGTCCGCCTGTCCGTCACCGATACCGGCACCGGGATGACCAAGGACGTCCTAAAACATATATTTGAACCGTTCTTCACCACCAAACCCCATGGCAAAGGCACCGGCCTGGGGCTGTCCGTAGTTTACGGCATCGTCAAAAAACATAACGGCTGGATTAACACCTATTCGGAGCCCGGCCATGGCACTCTTTTTAATATATACCTGCCGGTCTATACCGGTAAAGAGCATCCTGAACTCACGCCAAAAAAACCGGCTTTAGAAGAACTCAAAGGCGCGGGGCAACGCATCCTGCTGGTTGAAGACGACGTGGCCATACTCAAGATGACCGAAATGGTGCTGAGCAAAGCCGGATACACGGTTCTGGGTGCGCCAAACGGGTTGGAGGCGCGCCGTATTTTCGCCCAAAACAATATTGACCTGGTTTTAAGCGACGTCATCCTGCCGGATATCAACGGCCTGGAACTGGTTGCCGAGTTCCTGCAACTAAAGCCCGGCCTGCCCATAATCTTAAGTAGCGGCTACAGCCGGTCCGGCGACGAAATCCGCAACAGTAAAATACCATTCCTGCCCAAGCCCTATAACATCAAAGACCTGCTCAAGATCATAAAGGATACTCTGGCAAAGATATGA
- a CDS encoding alpha/beta hydrolase produces MNNLRKYGHAPFNVAVVHGGPGAPGEMAPVGRELSVLGGVLEPLQTADSVSGQVRELHDLLCRHGQMPIILIGYSWGAWLSLIFTARHQALVKKLILVSSGPLEERYAHRIMDTRLSRLSQPERQEALELVASLNNTRIKNRDQLLSRFGKLMSKSDAFDPLPVSPDGEAPELQGEIFRKIWKEAAELRQKGELLTLSGQIHCPTVAVHGDYDPHPAEGIRKPLEQALKDFRFVLLKDCGHTPWVERRAKDSFYKVLREELG; encoded by the coding sequence ATGAATAATCTCAGGAAATACGGTCATGCGCCGTTTAATGTGGCCGTGGTGCACGGTGGTCCAGGCGCGCCGGGCGAGATGGCTCCGGTCGGCCGGGAGTTGTCCGTGCTGGGTGGCGTGCTGGAGCCGTTGCAGACGGCGGATTCCGTTTCCGGACAGGTCCGGGAGTTGCACGACCTGCTCTGCCGGCACGGCCAGATGCCGATAATATTGATAGGTTATTCCTGGGGTGCCTGGTTGAGCCTTATTTTTACAGCACGCCACCAGGCCTTGGTTAAAAAGCTGATACTGGTGTCGTCCGGCCCGCTGGAGGAACGTTACGCCCACCGGATAATGGACACGCGGCTGAGCCGGTTGAGCCAGCCGGAAAGGCAGGAGGCGCTTGAACTGGTAGCGTCCTTGAATAATACCCGAATCAAGAACCGCGACCAGTTACTGTCCCGGTTCGGCAAATTGATGTCCAAATCAGATGCTTTCGACCCGCTGCCCGTCAGTCCGGACGGAGAAGCTCCGGAGTTACAGGGTGAGATTTTCCGTAAGATATGGAAAGAGGCGGCTGAATTGAGGCAAAAAGGGGAGTTGTTAACCTTGTCCGGTCAAATCCATTGTCCGACCGTGGCCGTGCACGGCGATTACGACCCGCATCCGGCCGAGGGAATAAGGAAACCGCTGGAGCAGGCGCTTAAAGATTTCCGGTTTGTCCTGCTAAAGGATTGCGGTCATACGCCCTGGGTCGAGCGCCGGGCCAAGGACAGTTTTTATAAAGTGCTTAGGGAAGAATTAGGTTGA
- the plsX gene encoding phosphate acyltransferase PlsX translates to MTAPNNSVSIAIDAMGGDHAPEEVVKGALLVAPEFPQSTLLLVGDETAVNKIIGPNKPGNIQVIHAAQTIGMDEHPVEAIRQKKDSSLVKALGLVAAKKADAFISAGNTGACVAGASFMWGFLEGIKRPGIAIPLPTRKGLTYLIDAGANIFCHPIHLLHYGIMASVYCKHARNIANPRVGLLNIGEEDTKGNELVQETLKLYRKAPINFTGNIEGQHIFDGDCEVIVCEGFVGNVILKVTEGCVEFVSESFTNKLTQKKDSIPQFDTLMELLNNIRKQGDHSEFGGANLFGVNGVCIISHGRAKAKAIYNAIKVAINSAQHHVNDEIVQELQKTKLTWLDLLKSWKTHR, encoded by the coding sequence ATGACAGCCCCCAATAATTCCGTCTCAATTGCCATAGATGCAATGGGCGGCGACCATGCGCCCGAAGAGGTAGTCAAAGGCGCCCTGCTGGTCGCCCCTGAATTCCCGCAAAGCACCCTGCTGTTGGTCGGCGATGAAACCGCCGTCAATAAGATTATCGGCCCCAATAAGCCGGGCAATATCCAGGTCATCCACGCGGCCCAGACCATCGGAATGGACGAACACCCGGTTGAAGCCATCCGCCAGAAGAAGGATTCCTCGCTGGTCAAGGCCCTGGGCCTGGTGGCCGCCAAGAAGGCCGACGCATTTATCTCGGCCGGCAACACCGGCGCCTGCGTGGCCGGAGCGTCTTTTATGTGGGGTTTCCTGGAAGGCATCAAGCGCCCGGGCATCGCCATACCCCTGCCCACCCGAAAAGGCTTGACTTACCTGATTGACGCCGGCGCCAATATATTCTGCCACCCGATTCACCTGCTCCATTACGGCATTATGGCATCGGTTTATTGCAAGCACGCCCGGAACATAGCCAATCCCAGGGTCGGACTGCTCAATATCGGCGAGGAAGATACCAAGGGCAACGAGCTGGTCCAGGAAACACTTAAATTATACCGCAAAGCCCCGATTAATTTTACCGGCAATATCGAAGGCCAGCATATTTTTGACGGCGACTGCGAGGTCATCGTCTGCGAAGGTTTCGTCGGCAATGTCATCCTTAAAGTGACCGAAGGCTGCGTTGAATTCGTGAGCGAATCATTCACCAATAAACTGACCCAGAAAAAGGACTCCATCCCCCAATTCGATACCCTGATGGAGCTTTTAAATAATATCAGGAAACAGGGCGACCATTCGGAATTCGGCGGCGCCAACCTGTTCGGCGTCAACGGTGTCTGTATCATTTCGCACGGACGGGCCAAGGCCAAGGCCATCTATAACGCCATTAAGGTGGCGATTAATTCAGCTCAGCATCATGTCAATGATGAAATCGTCCAGGAACTCCAGAAAACCAAGCTGACCTGGCTGGACCTGCTTAAGAGCTGGAAGACGCACAGGTAA